AGGTAGTGATCAGGAGGTCTTTTTAGGCAGAGATTTAATCCATACCCGTCCTTCTTATGCAGAGAGCACAGGTAAAGCGATTGATGCTTGTGTTCGCCAGCTGGCAATTCAAGCTCTTAATGAGGCGATCGCCTTGTTGGAGCCGCGTCGGGAGGTGATGGACCGTCTTGTTGAGGCCTTGATTGCGGAAGAGACCCTATCGAGTTCGCGTTTTTATGATTTAGCCGGTCTTGATGAACCCCTCAGTCAATCCGTTCTGGCTGAAAAGCCAGCTGTGACTTGATTCGCTCTACTCCAGTGGCAAAGATCATCTGGACGATTGGGCGGTTTGGGCTCTTGTTGATCCCCTTGATTGTCATTATCTCCAGGCTGCAGGTTGAGTGGTACTGGTTCGATCAATTTGAACTCGGGTCTGTTTACGGCAAACGCTTACTCCTTCAATTAGGTGGGGCACTGTTTGCTTTTTTGTTTGTTGGTAGTTGTGCTCTTTGGCGTCAGTCTTGGCTGCGCCCGTCTGAATCCGAAAAAAATGAGCGAAGCCCTGTTCTAACGGGCTATCGCTATGGGTTCTGTCTCCTGGCGTGCCTCCTTGTCCTTCTCTCCGTTCTGGCCATTGACACGCGACTGGCTTGGCTCGCCTGGATCGAACCTTTTTCATTGTCGTACTGGTGGAGTCTGCCCTTTTCGACAGGTTGGCCGCTGCTGAGTTTGTCGATTCTGATGCTGACATTGATCATGTTCGGGCTCACTCGCAGTCGACGTTTAGGTCTCACCCAGGTTTATGGAAGTGTTTGTATTTGTTTGATCGTTGCGCGGAGCTGGGGACTCTGGAGTCTTGCTTTTTCGATTCCTAATCTCGGCCGCGTTGAACCTATGCTCGGGTCTGATGTGAGCTTTGGTTTAGGTCGTTTTTCTGCAATCGCGTTTGGCCTCGAGTTAGTGCTTTTGCAGCTTTCACTCACACTGAGTACAGCTTTATGGAGTCGATTAACACGCTCAACTTGCCTAAGTGATTGGGCTTTTCCAGGATTAACTGCGCGTCAGCGACATGGTTTGAGACCTGGGTTTGCCTTGGTGCTGATGAGCTTCTCAGGATTGATGTGGCTCTCAAGGCACCAGTTGCTTTGGACTCAGGATGGAATTGTTGCAGGTGCCGGTTGGCTCGATGTTCATCTGCTGCTTCCTCTGAGATCCCTTGGCTCGATTGCGCTGCTTGTGTTGGCGTTTGTTGTTTTGCCATCACCCTTTTCCAGTGTTCGACGCCGTCAGTTACGGCTGATTCTGGCCTTTATTGCTATCGCGTCCTTTGGCTTGGAGATGGTGCTCTTCCCTTTGATGCACTGGCTTGTGGTGCGTCCGCGGGAATTACAGCTCGAGCGCCCTTACATAAGTCGAGCGATAGAGGCTACCCGTCACGCTTATCAATTGGATGCAATTGAGACTGAGCCTTTTGATCCTTCGTCTCGATTGAGCCGCGAAGATCTTCGGGACGGTGCGAGTACCTTGCGCAATATCCGTTTGTGGGATAGTCAACCGCTTCTTGCGACCAATCGGCAGCTACAACAGCTCAGGGTTTACTACCGCTTTACCAATGCAGCGGTAGATCGCTATCAGTTGCGTCCTGAATTACTTGAACGCCAGCAGGTGATCCTTGCTGCTCGTGAACTCGACCAAGCAGCCCTCCCCAAGCGATCACGCACCTGGCAAAACCGTCATTTTGTCTTTACGCATGGCTTTGGATTCACGATGAGTCCAGTGAACTCAAGAGGAGCAGACGGACTACCTGATTATTTCATTAGCGATATCGGTAGTTCAGAGCGTATTAATGGTAATAAAGCTCTTGATATTAGTCGCGCTGATGTCAAAAAAAATGTACCAATTGGCCGGCCTGCATTGTATTTTGGAATGCTACCTTCTCCCTATGCCGTTGCTCCAACTCAAATTGAGGAGTTTGATCATCCAGAAGGCGACGTAAACACTTACAACCATTATTCAGGGAGAGCTGGCATTCCTCTGGCATCTTTTGGACAGCGGATTGCTGCATCGATTTATATCCGTGATCCAAGGTTGCTTAATACGGGCGTTTTGAAACCTGATTCACGTTTGTTGCTTCGACGAGACGTTAAAAAGCGTGTAAAGGCATTAGCACCATTTCTGCAGTTGAAAGGTGATCCCTATCTTGTTTCTGTTCCCATGGAGTCTGGTCTTGATCAGTATCATGACGATCAACATCAGTATTGGATTGTTGATGGATTCACCAGCTCCAATACCTATCCCTATGCCTCAACACTTCCAGACGGTAAGGAGATGCGATATTTGCGCAACTCGGTGAAGGCGATTGTTGATGCCTATAACGGAACTGTTCATCTTTATGTGAGTGAACCTGACGATCCGATGATTCGTGGTTGGCAGAAGGTGTTTCCTGAATTGTTCCAACCCTTGGAATCAATGCCCACTTCTTTGCGTCAGCATCTCATGGTTCCTAGTTCCATGTTTGAACTGCAGGTTCAACAATTGCTCCGTTATCACGTTACCGATCCTCGTATTTTTTATAGTGGTGATGATGTTTGGCAGGTTCCAAAAGAGCTATATGGAAAGACGCAGATTCCTGTTGCTCCATATCATATAACAGCACAATTGAAGCGAAGCTTAGACTCTGAATTCTTGCTTTTACAACCACTTACTCCGCTAGCACGTCCCAATCTCTCCGGTTGGTTGGCAGCCAGAAGTGATGCTGATCATTACGGAGAACTCGTTCTCCTGCGTTTTCCTAGTGATGTACCGATTTTTGGGCCTGAACAGATTCAGGCTTTGATTAATCAGAATCCTGAAATCAGTCAACAGTTTGGTCTCTGGGATCGCGCGGGTTCTCAAGTTGTGCAAGGCAACCTTTTGGTGGTGCCACTCGGGAATGCTCTTCTCTATGTGGAGCCGATTTATCTAAGAGCACGTCGTGGTGGCTTGCCAACCCTAACGCGCGTTGTTGTCAGCGATGGAAGTCGTGTGGCGATGGCGAATGATTTAAATACGGGTCTAGAAGCACTGCTTCAGGGAAGTGGATCGAAGGATGTTGTTGTTCAGGAGCTTGATCAGTCTTCATAGAGCTGGTCCTTTTCACAATGTTTTACCAGGCTTAAATAAAATAAAAAGCCTCCAAATAAGCAAAAGTGTGATAAATATGCTTGTATAAGTGCCTACTTGTGGTTATCTTTCAATTGCTTATTGGGGATGATCTAAGCCAATCACAAAGGCAATTTACACCAGCTTGAACGCAATGCCGAAGCTAATACCGGCTAGGTAATGAGTCAGAGCATGTGTTGCTGTGTAGGACTGGTTAATGTGCGGCATCAAGGAATGATGAGACATAAAAAATCGGGATAGATCACTGATCTATCCCGAACACTCAATCATCAGTTTTGATCTCCTCAACCCCCTGTAAATCATGAAATTTACAGGGTTATGAAGGTATCAATCAGCCAATTGCAGCAAAAAACTCTTTGCTGCCCTTGGGATCAGGCTTCATGGTCTTCTCCCCTGGTGTCCAGTTAGCTGGACAGACTTCATCTGGATTTGACTGAACGTACTGGAATGCCTGAAGTACTCGGAGGGTCTCGTCAACATTCCGGCCAACAGGCAAGTTGTTGATCGTGGCGTGCATGATCACACCCTCGGGGTCGATGATGAACAAGCCACGCAGAGCCACGCCTTCAGCGTCATCGAGAACGTTGTAAGCAGTGGAAATTTCTTTCTTCAGGTCTGAAACGAGCGGATAGTTAATATCGCCGATTCCGCCTTGATTGCGTGCGGTTTGGATCCAGGCAAGGTGACTGAATTGGCTGTCTACGGAAATACCCAGCACTTCAGTGTTTTTGCTTGAGAAATCGGAGTAGCGATCGCTGAACGCCGTGATTTCTGTTGGGCAGACAAAGGTGAAGTCTAGAGGGTAGAAAAACAGGACCACATACTTGCCGCGGTACTGAGACAAGCTGATCTCTTGGAACTCCTGATCCACTACAGCGGTGGCGGTGAAATCAGGGGCCTGTTGGCCCACGCGCAGGCAACCGTTGTCGGTCATGATGAAAGCTCGATGGGTAGTGACGGAAGCAATGGACCAGACTCAATCCAAAGTCGGTCCAACTTCTAGTTACAAGGCTTAATTTATCACGCCCTCCATGAGTGCCGTGGGGTGAATTTCGAATAGCTTGCTGACGATGGAGCTCTAATATCGTTTGATGATTGATCAATCCATGTCTTGGGATCAGGCCTTATTGCGGAAATTCAGCAGTACAGGTCACTTCCGACTCTTAAATCAAGTCCGCAGTGAGCTCAAAAGTCAGCCATTGAACCGTGACCCTCATACCAGAAATCTCACCCTTCAGGCCAGGCCGCACCATGGGCAGTCTGTACGACAACAGCGACGCCCAAATCCTGTTCCCGAGGATCAACCAATATTGACGCTTGAAGAAACATCAAAGGACAACCAAACATCTTTCAGAGAAAGACTTAACGCGATCGAAATGCGCTGAGTTTTAGTCGTATTTAACGATCTGATCAATACATAAAGTGGCTCGGGGGAGACTTGAACTCCCGACCTTGGGGTTATGAATCCCACGCTCTAACCAGCTGAGCTACCGAGCCATAACCTCTACATTTTAGACGATCGCCTGAACGTCTTAGGCCGGCCGACGTGCAGGAAGCTTCGCCATTGGATCTAATGCTGAACCACCACGTTGGCGAATTTCAAAATGCAGATGAGGTCCTGTACTTCTTCCAGTACTTCCCATCAGTGAAATTTTCGCTCCTTGGGGAATGATCTGACCTTTGCGAACGAGCAGGCGGCTGTTGTGGGCATAACGGCTGGATGAACCGTCGGGGTGAGTCAATTCCACCAAATAACCGTATCCGCTACTCCAACCAGAAAATTTCACAACGCCATCTCTGGCAGCAACGATTGGAGTCCCGACGTTGTTTGCAATGTCAATTCCCTTGTGCATTCGACCCCATCGCCATCCGAAACCGGATGTAAACACCCCCTTTGTGGGCCACATGAAGCTTTGATTGCCTTCTCCACCCTCTTCGATGCCTGGCAATGCTGGCAGAGAGGGAAAGCTTGCCCCTCCAGATCCAGTTGGGCGAATCGCAAGCAGAGCGCGTGGAGAAGCCTTGGCAACTCGCACTTCACTGCCAATTGCTAAACGGGCTAGATCGAGGCCTGGGTTCAGTGAGCGCAATTCGCTCAAGCTCAGACCTTGATCTCGAGAAAACGTTGATAAAGACTCGTTGGCTTTGATTCGAACAACGGCTTGTGGAGCAGGAGGTGATTGAAGTGGTGCCTTGCGAAGAACCGTGGTTCCGTCAACACGGGTAGCGTTAACAAGACTTTCCTCTGCTTCGGCGGGGATGACAATCCATGCCCCAGCTTTGATGGACTCAAAGGATGACTGGTCGTTAAGTGCAGTTAAATCAGGGGAGGAAAGCCCGAGATCCGCGGCTATATCTTTAAGAGTGCTTCTTTTTGAAACCTTTACCCATATTCTGCTTTGGGTTGATGGTGCTGATGCCAAGAGGACAGGGGCCTCTACATGACCGGCATCAGCAAATCCTGGGTGCTGAGACAAAACAGACAAGGACGTTCCTGATGCGATTGCCGTAACGAGAACGAGAATGGGCTTCATCTGAGTCAGCGATTTTTAACGCTCCTGGAGAAGCCACCACAGCTCAGGAACGGGCTGAAAGTAGCGGGTGTGTGAGATCGGCGCAAGGGCTGAAGTGTCAGCTTGCCAATTACCACAGCTGAAGCTGCGAACCTGCTTGATGGCTGACGATGGCACAAGCCACAGAAAGATTGAGGCTCCGCACGCCTCCTTGGCCATCTTCTCCGGCACTGCAGGGCATTGAAATGGTCGTGATTTGGTGGCAGCGGCTGCGTATTGTTTCCGGTAGGCCAGTGTCTTCGCGACCGAACAACAAAACATCTCCTTTTTGGAACTCCATGTTCCGAAGGAGAATCCCTCCGCGACGGCTACAGCCAATCACCCTTGAGGGCTGAGCTAGTGACTCGAAAAACGCGTCAACATCCTTGTGGATCGTGAGGTCAACGTGGGGCCAATAATCAAGACCAGCTCTTTTTAAATAACGATCTTCAAGACTGAATCCAAGTGGTTCAATTAGATCCAGTGGTAAACCAAATGCTGCGCAAGTGCGGGCAATGTTTCCTGTATTTGGAGGAATTCGTGGTTCGAATAGTGCCACCCTTAAGGGTTTTTGGATCAGGGACTGCTCCTCTGATGATTGATTGTTTGAAACTTTGTTCACGGAACGAGTATGCCTAATTGAGAGAGATTCAAAGCTCTTCCTTGAACAACAAGCCAGCTATCGGTCGCGTGTTGTTCTAAGCGTTGGGCCAGCCAGCCTTGGCGGTCCCTAAACAATCCACCAATCTTTGTTGCTGGGACAACACCCCAGCCTGTTTCTTCAACCACAATCACGACGGGGCGTTTTCGTGTAAGAAGACTTTGAATCAACTCTTCTACTTCTTCCTCCCACTGCAGATCATTGTGATCAAGATGCAAGGCAGTAAAACCGCCAAGGGCATCGATCAGTAAGGGTTGATTGGCCTCCTCTCTTCGAATGCATTCAGCAAGCTTTGATCCTGGTTCGCGCAGCTGCCAGTGCAAGGGGCGTCTCTCTCGATGCAGTCGCATCCGTTCTTCCCAGCTTGGATCGTTCGAACGTTGAGCCGAGGTCGCGACGTAGGTCACAGATTCTTGAGCGTTGAGCAAATGTTCAGCCCATCGGCTTTTCCCTCCACGGCTGGGTCCGCTTACAACAATGATTCCGTTGGGAACATCGGGTTTTATGGCGTTTGGATGCACCAAGGAGTTATCCGCCTCCGTTCATACCTCGCAATGTGGCAACAGAGGATGGACTGACGCGGTTGAGATAGCGGAAGATCCAATATTTAAAAATGGTCGCTAAAATCACTGGAAACGTAGCGATGAAAAGAAGAATAAAGTTTTCACGGGCTGGGAATCCAAAATGGTTGGCAATTCCATCAAGAAGCACAGTCCAACCTTCTGGACTATGGAATCCAACAAAGATATCTGTAAAAAGAATAATCGCGAAGGCTTTGGCAGAGTCGCTTAATCCGTAGACAGCTTCATCAAAAAATCCTCGAAGAACTCTGAGCTCTTCACGACTGAACAAGCAGACAACGACAAAGGCAATCGTGGCAGAAATGTCTGCTAAAACATTTTTCACAGCATGGGTGCTTTCTGCGTCGGCCTCTTCTTTGAGCTCAGAAGCTTTTTTCCCAAGCTGTTGTTGCAGTTCTTCTTGGCTTGGGATTGTGTCACCGCGAAGCAGTGCATCGAATTCAATTTCTGCCTTGTACACTCTCAATTTTTCTACAGCTTGCTCTTCGAGTTGTGGCTTTGGGTAACTCAAGAAGGGGAGATCTGGAGCAAAGCGATCTACAGCAGGACTAATGATGTAGGTGCGGCTGACCTGTTGGACTAACAAAGGCACAAGAATCAGCAGCAAGAGAACTTTCAATGAGATAAGGGTTGAATCCCTTCGTCTCCGAAATCCTGCAACTAATGTCGCTTCCCCAGCTGGATTGAGCTGCCGTCGCACCTTGTCGAAGACCCCAAGCAGTGATCGCGGAAGCGGATCTGGATCGCGAGTCATGGTCGGAGCGGTCGAGACCCGTTTGGGGCTGTACCGGTTCACGACACTTTCAATGAGCTGAAGTTGACGCAGTTCCTGAGGATCCAGCTGAGAGCGCTGGTATTCCAGTTGATCGAGCGATGCTCGACAAACATTGATGGCAACACGAAACTTCCGCAGAACGGTTGCCTGGACTGATTTCGGAACAGAGAGCTCTAGATCGGGACGGATGGGTCGGTCGCCGTAGTACTCCAGCTCCAAGCTCTGGATTAATAAGGCCGCCTCGTAGCCCCGATCGAGATCAGAGTTGACATCAAGGGCGTTGGCCTTTCCAAAGGCTCCTATCCAATTGCGAAATGCCATATCTGATCAGCGGGAGAAGACCCACCAAGTGGCCATTGGCACAATGGTTCCGACCACTAGCAGCACAATCACCCAGGTGAAGCCGTTGCTCTCGCGCGTTTCCTCAACCGTGGGCACGTTTGTGGGAATCGTGGTGCGTTCTATTTCAATCGGAGGACCTGGATCTTCGCCTCCATTGAGAACGACCGCAATCCGTTCAATTCCATCCATTGATGCCTGGCGGAATCTCTCTCCATCGCGCATTGGCTGAATCATTGTGGTCCGGCCGGTGCTGCGGAGTAATGCGTCTGGAAGTTGATCGCTCAGCTCTGGTGAGACAACAACCGCAGCTTGTTTGCTCTGTGTTTCTTCAAGGAAAAGAATGAGAGGACGTTCACTTCTGTTCTCATTGTTTGACCACCGCTCCACTAACTCTTCTCCAAACCCTGAAAGACTCAGCCCATAGTCCAGTCGCCGCAGTGTGATCAACCGGGCATCAACCTTGGAGGATTCCAGTTGATTCAGCCGACTTTCAATTTCTTTCTTTCCAGCCCGACTGAGTACATCAGCTGAATCAAGTACGGCTTCTTCCGGCGGCTGAGCTGGTAAATCTTGGGGAGACAAGGCGAAAACCGCGGGCACTGCCAAAAAGAAGCAGAGGCTTGCGGCGATGAGCAGCTGCAGAGACTTGAAGAGGCTAGGCATCATGTGACGTTCGATTTGGAGAGTCTGCCGTCAGCTGGCAAGGCTGTCGTAATTCAAAGCCATGATCGCGTCCATCACGGCTTGAGCTTTGCCTTGAGGTAGATCAACGCTTTGAGCAAGCTCGTTGAGGAACGCTTGTTCCTCTGTGGTCACAGTTCTATCAGCGTGAACAAGTTGAACGGCCACGGCGAGAGCCGTTTCCTTTTGGGACTCTTTGAGTTGAGGAAGGGCATCTTTGATCAATTGATTTGATCCATGCTCGCGAAGGCGTTTGAGCAGTTGGTCAAACAACATTGCCATTTCACTTTCGCTTCGATCTTTATATGGAGTTCGATATTCCAGTTGACGTCTTAAAGCATGCGCTTCATCCTTTCCTAATACTCCATCGCAAGCCACTGTGGCCAGCGCAATTGCGGCAAAGGCTTCAGATTCAGTCATCAGCGTTGGGGGGTTGCTTCTATTTCAGCAAGAGTGCATCGATCTGACTGCTCATGAGTTGCAAAATATGTTGAGATCCTCCCAATGGTGTTTGCTCGCAGGCGTTCTTGTTTTGGGGCTTTCAATCCTTAACGCCAGCACCGCTGAAACCATCACTCCAAGCCTGGAGCGAGCCGATGTTCTTGCCGGGATGGCGGGCGTTGGTTTGATGCTTGTTTCCATCCTCTGGACACGGGCCTCCCCACGCAGTCCTGAAGCTGTTGAGTTGGACGGAGAGCAGGGTTTTGTGCTCTCTTCCAGCTTGACCGATGCTGTACGGGCTGAAATGGCGTGGGGTAGCCATCAATTTCTTACCGCGACCTCTGCAGCCACGATTCTTGTCTTTTGGAAGGGCTCGGTTCTGCTTCGCCGTGGTCTTTTAGGAACTGGTGATTTTGAACCTGGCCAAATTTGTCGACGAGCCCTTCAAAAGCAAGAGCTTGTTTCCCTAGTGAAAACAGCCCTCTACCCGGGCAAAGTTGAGTTTGACCCCGTTTTGCCCGGCTTGCCTTCCGTGATGGTGCAACCCCTCGGAGAAAGTGGCTGGGTTGTGATTGGTGGCTGGTCAGAGCGTTGTTTCAGTCGATCCGATGAACGATGGCTGACGGGTTGGGCTGAAAGACTTAAAACAACACTGGAGCTTGAGAACGCTGGGGTGTTTGATCCTGACCATTCTTCTTTTCCTCAATCGTGAGCTCGGAACGAACTTTGTTTCCTGGAGCTGAGAAAATCAGTGATCCTTTCTCTCCTACAGATCCATTGAGCGTTTGTGCCTCTGTAATTTGATTGTTTTCATCTCGTTCTACCCGAACGTTTCCAGTCGCTAATACTTCGTCTGTTTCCCAATTCCATCGGCATTTGCGCGCGCGTAACCGTTCGCCTGGTTGTTTGATTCGGCAGCCCTCAGGAATGATCACAGTACTTTGATCGAGTGCAGCGCTAAAACGTTCACCATTGATCTGGATTTCATCGATCAACCCTTCAAATGGGTCGTTACTTTTGAGGGTTTGTTTACGGAAATTCCAGCTGGTGTCTTTGGCGCGTAACAAGCCTTTGTTTTTAGGCATGGTTACTATCACAGGAGATTTAACCGTAATGACCCCTTTCTGGGTATTTCCGGTCAATTTTCGTCCCTCGAGCTGCTCTAAGACAACACCTTCTTGATTACGACGTTGACCAAGAACTGGTCCATCCGCCTCAAGTGCGCCGTTTTCTAGATTCCAAAGTGCATTTCCTGTTCGGACAGCGGTATCTGGTTTCACAGTGAGCGCGAGCTTGTCTTGCCAGCGATCGAGTTGAACAGGACCGCTGAGAGTGAGGTCATTAGTGTCTTGCTGAAGAACGGCAACCGTTGCGGTGATTCGCGAACGAGCATCAAATGCCCTTGGCTTTTCTTCCATCACCAAGCGAGAGAGTTCTGGATTCCAACGCAATCTTTCTCCTTTGATTAATAGCTTTTGTCCATTTATTTGTTGCAATTGAACATCGCCTTCGAGGATTATCTTCTCGCCATCGTTGATGACTACTGCAAACTCAGCTCTAATTTCAAAAGATGGTTTGTTTTTGTTGTAGAGGATTCCAACGGGTTGCTTGGCTCTTACTAGTCTGCGTGACAGTTCATAGCGTGCTTCAGGACTCGAGAGTTTCCAGTCGATATCTCCACTCGATTTTTTTTGTTCGAGTTCCAATTTGCGAAACATAAATGGCAGCGGTGCATCAGTTCCCGAGCGATTGCCTGTGGATGAGGTGCATCCGAGCACGAGGGCGCTAACTATTACTGGAGTCATCCAGGTTGCGCTTTTCAGCAAATTGCTGAAGTGGAAGTGCTGATCGAAAGTCAAAGTGCTTCTTCGAGTTCCAGTCGTTGCATCACTGGCTGAGGTTGGGGTAGGGGATGGCCAGACTCGAGACGTCCCCATACCAGTTGTCCGCTCCAGTTAGCTGTTGTTGAAGGTTGGTTGAGCTGGGACAGAATCCTCTCGCTCAAATCAGGAACAAGAGGTTTTAGAAGCCATCCCACAAGTCGAGCGCTTTCTAGAACTCCGTATAGGTCGACCGCGACTTGAGCTTCTTGACCACCCTTCTTCATTTTGCTCCAAGGTGCTTGATCGTTGAGGTATCCGTTCGCTTGAATGGCGAGTTGAAGGATGGACTCAGCCGCTTTCTGAAAGGCCATGGAGGGCATAGCTTCCCGGGCCGAAGCGATTGCTGTTTCTGCGGCTTGGCGCAACGCATGTTGATCGCTGTCTTTGGACGCAACAGTGGGCGTGGACTCGTTAAACCATTTGCGCGACATCGATGAGGTTCGATTGAGCAAATTCCCAATGGTGTTGGCGAGGTCATTGTTGACGAGATCGACAAAACGTTGTTGTTGGAAATCACCATCGTCTCCAAATTGAATATCCCTTAAGAGATACCAGCGAACGGCATCTGTGCCGCAGCGATTCAAGAGCAATTCTGGGTCAAGAACATTTCCAATCGACTTGCCCATTTTTTGCCCTTCTCTGGTTAGAAAACCATGGCCAAATACTTTTTTGGGTAAAGGTAAACCTGCTGACATCAACATTGCTGGCCAATACACAGCATGGAAACGCAAGATGTCTTTTCCAATCACGTGTTGATTTGCTGGCCAGCCAATAGTATTTAAGCGATCAAGGTCAATCGTCCCACCGTCGTCTAATAGAGCTGTGAGGTAGCCGAGTAAAGCATCAAACCAGACATAAAAGGTGTGACCTTGATGCCCTGGTACGGGCAATCCCCAATCCACATTGACCCTTGAGATGGAAAAGTCTCGCAATCCACCCGCCACAAAATTTTGAATCTCATTGCGACGACTCGCTGGTGCAATGAAATCAGACTGTTTGATTATTGCTTCAATTTGTTCTTGGTAGTGCGACAAACAAAAGAAAAGGTTTTCTTCATCTCTCCACTCCAATGGTTTCTGGTGAATGGAACAAGTTGGGTTAACTGCTTCGGCAGGATCATCCTTGAACTCCTCGCAGCCAACGCAATACCAACCGGTTTGTCGTCCACTTCTGATATCCCCTGCTTCTTCACAACGTTGGAAAAACTGTTGGACCAGCGGCAAATGGCGTGGTGATGTGGT
The Synechococcus sp. CC9311 DNA segment above includes these coding regions:
- a CDS encoding M23 family metallopeptidase, with the translated sequence MKPILVLVTAIASGTSLSVLSQHPGFADAGHVEAPVLLASAPSTQSRIWVKVSKRSTLKDIAADLGLSSPDLTALNDQSSFESIKAGAWIVIPAEAEESLVNATRVDGTTVLRKAPLQSPPAPQAVVRIKANESLSTFSRDQGLSLSELRSLNPGLDLARLAIGSEVRVAKASPRALLAIRPTGSGGASFPSLPALPGIEEGGEGNQSFMWPTKGVFTSGFGWRWGRMHKGIDIANNVGTPIVAARDGVVKFSGWSSGYGYLVELTHPDGSSSRYAHNSRLLVRKGQIIPQGAKISLMGSTGRSTGPHLHFEIRQRGGSALDPMAKLPARRPA
- a CDS encoding bifunctional adenosylcobinamide kinase/adenosylcobinamide-phosphate guanylyltransferase — protein: MHPNAIKPDVPNGIIVVSGPSRGGKSRWAEHLLNAQESVTYVATSAQRSNDPSWEERMRLHRERRPLHWQLREPGSKLAECIRREEANQPLLIDALGGFTALHLDHNDLQWEEEVEELIQSLLTRKRPVVIVVEETGWGVVPATKIGGLFRDRQGWLAQRLEQHATDSWLVVQGRALNLSQLGILVP
- a CDS encoding tRNA (cytidine(34)-2'-O)-methyltransferase, which translates into the protein MNKVSNNQSSEEQSLIQKPLRVALFEPRIPPNTGNIARTCAAFGLPLDLIEPLGFSLEDRYLKRAGLDYWPHVDLTIHKDVDAFFESLAQPSRVIGCSRRGGILLRNMEFQKGDVLLFGREDTGLPETIRSRCHQITTISMPCSAGEDGQGGVRSLNLSVACAIVSHQAGSQLQLW
- a CDS encoding cofactor assembly of complex C subunit B, whose product is MLRSSQWCLLAGVLVLGLSILNASTAETITPSLERADVLAGMAGVGLMLVSILWTRASPRSPEAVELDGEQGFVLSSSLTDAVRAEMAWGSHQFLTATSAATILVFWKGSVLLRRGLLGTGDFEPGQICRRALQKQELVSLVKTALYPGKVEFDPVLPGLPSVMVQPLGESGWVVIGGWSERCFSRSDERWLTGWAERLKTTLELENAGVFDPDHSSFPQS
- a CDS encoding peroxiredoxin; its protein translation is MTDNGCLRVGQQAPDFTATAVVDQEFQEISLSQYRGKYVVLFFYPLDFTFVCPTEITAFSDRYSDFSSKNTEVLGISVDSQFSHLAWIQTARNQGGIGDINYPLVSDLKKEISTAYNVLDDAEGVALRGLFIIDPEGVIMHATINNLPVGRNVDETLRVLQAFQYVQSNPDEVCPANWTPGEKTMKPDPKGSKEFFAAIG
- the psb32 gene encoding photosystem II repair protein Psb32, which gives rise to MPSLFKSLQLLIAASLCFFLAVPAVFALSPQDLPAQPPEEAVLDSADVLSRAGKKEIESRLNQLESSKVDARLITLRRLDYGLSLSGFGEELVERWSNNENRSERPLILFLEETQSKQAAVVVSPELSDQLPDALLRSTGRTTMIQPMRDGERFRQASMDGIERIAVVLNGGEDPGPPIEIERTTIPTNVPTVEETRESNGFTWVIVLLVVGTIVPMATWWVFSR
- a CDS encoding tellurite resistance TerB family protein, whose product is MTESEAFAAIALATVACDGVLGKDEAHALRRQLEYRTPYKDRSESEMAMLFDQLLKRLREHGSNQLIKDALPQLKESQKETALAVAVQLVHADRTVTTEEQAFLNELAQSVDLPQGKAQAVMDAIMALNYDSLAS
- the pxcA gene encoding proton extrusion protein PcxA, whose product is MAFRNWIGAFGKANALDVNSDLDRGYEAALLIQSLELEYYGDRPIRPDLELSVPKSVQATVLRKFRVAINVCRASLDQLEYQRSQLDPQELRQLQLIESVVNRYSPKRVSTAPTMTRDPDPLPRSLLGVFDKVRRQLNPAGEATLVAGFRRRRDSTLISLKVLLLLILVPLLVQQVSRTYIISPAVDRFAPDLPFLSYPKPQLEEQAVEKLRVYKAEIEFDALLRGDTIPSQEELQQQLGKKASELKEEADAESTHAVKNVLADISATIAFVVVCLFSREELRVLRGFFDEAVYGLSDSAKAFAIILFTDIFVGFHSPEGWTVLLDGIANHFGFPARENFILLFIATFPVILATIFKYWIFRYLNRVSPSSVATLRGMNGGG
- a CDS encoding UPF0182 family protein translates to MAKIIWTIGRFGLLLIPLIVIISRLQVEWYWFDQFELGSVYGKRLLLQLGGALFAFLFVGSCALWRQSWLRPSESEKNERSPVLTGYRYGFCLLACLLVLLSVLAIDTRLAWLAWIEPFSLSYWWSLPFSTGWPLLSLSILMLTLIMFGLTRSRRLGLTQVYGSVCICLIVARSWGLWSLAFSIPNLGRVEPMLGSDVSFGLGRFSAIAFGLELVLLQLSLTLSTALWSRLTRSTCLSDWAFPGLTARQRHGLRPGFALVLMSFSGLMWLSRHQLLWTQDGIVAGAGWLDVHLLLPLRSLGSIALLVLAFVVLPSPFSSVRRRQLRLILAFIAIASFGLEMVLFPLMHWLVVRPRELQLERPYISRAIEATRHAYQLDAIETEPFDPSSRLSREDLRDGASTLRNIRLWDSQPLLATNRQLQQLRVYYRFTNAAVDRYQLRPELLERQQVILAARELDQAALPKRSRTWQNRHFVFTHGFGFTMSPVNSRGADGLPDYFISDIGSSERINGNKALDISRADVKKNVPIGRPALYFGMLPSPYAVAPTQIEEFDHPEGDVNTYNHYSGRAGIPLASFGQRIAASIYIRDPRLLNTGVLKPDSRLLLRRDVKKRVKALAPFLQLKGDPYLVSVPMESGLDQYHDDQHQYWIVDGFTSSNTYPYASTLPDGKEMRYLRNSVKAIVDAYNGTVHLYVSEPDDPMIRGWQKVFPELFQPLESMPTSLRQHLMVPSSMFELQVQQLLRYHVTDPRIFYSGDDVWQVPKELYGKTQIPVAPYHITAQLKRSLDSEFLLLQPLTPLARPNLSGWLAARSDADHYGELVLLRFPSDVPIFGPEQIQALINQNPEISQQFGLWDRAGSQVVQGNLLVVPLGNALLYVEPIYLRARRGGLPTLTRVVVSDGSRVAMANDLNTGLEALLQGSGSKDVVVQELDQSS